The window TCGATAGTCTCTCCGAATGAACGTTCTAGGCGTCACGAGGATATTATATTTATGGCTATCACAATTCCCTTGGAGGTTTGGATGTAAATGATGACAAACAGATGACGACATGGAAAGCAGGTAAAGTCCTGATACAGCGGAATATGTTCACTTCACAGCTTCAATTAGAAGCCTCAAAGGCTACATGAAAGGAATAATTCGGAGAAGAATTCTGGAAGAAAATGAATCCCGTTTATAGGGAAATCATTCCATCGTGACACGGCTGAGTTAGCGTCAGGCCTTTACAGAGCCATCAATCAGGacctgaccagggttcgaatcccgcattgccagtaaggagtttgtacgttcccccatgtctgcgtgggttttctccgtggatccggtttcctcacacccttcataATGTTACCGGCGTGCAGTgtgttgggtgtaaattgggggaCATGGACTCGTATGGTCCGAATTGACCTGTTACAACCATTACAAGATGTTTTATTGACGGTAGGCGATGTTACCACGTGCACCGCATCGATAACTGGACAAAGACAGTTGGGGATTTCCATGACCGTCATTTCGATATGGACCAATAAGAtgaatgatgacgatgataatgaatGATAAGTGACTGTCCTTGATAGCAAGGCCCACTTTATCCGGATGTGTCTCCATGACGCTTGGTGAAACTGGGCATTGAACACAAGTGTTAAACGAGAACTTTATTCTCTTCATACAGTTCACAAAAGAAGGAGTTTCTGATGGCCTGACAGCAATAATCGTGAGTCAATACTACTATTCTGAATTCATCACTGTTTCCTGCATCAATCAAACTTGCATGTTTTCTAAACGAATTTCATTTTGCACAGCATGTTGACCGACGAAGATACAAGGTTCAAATACATTCACACAACCGAAGGATATAATtctgtccattccatcatgagacaATCACTGGAAGACTTCCTACAAAGGAATAGGATAAGTCAAGCACATTCGCGCCACAAACTTTAATAACAATGACTATTGCTGAGTATGTTATGATACgaacagagaacatagaacaatacagaacagcagaggcccttcggccctcgatgttaaaAATTCCCCTATATTTCAGTCTCCAACACCTTCCCCGGCAaaccattccaagcacccacaactctctgtgaaagAAGTACCTATGATGGCTccccaaaacttccctccctttacctTGTgctatgtcttctggtgttttctGATCCTTCCCTTGGAATCggttgctggctgtccactttatTAATgcttctatcaagtctcttctcatccctcTACGCTTCAAAGTAAAATAAAAGATGTTCCAGCTCTACTAAACTTGTTTAAGACATTAAATATACAAAACATGGGCTGAATTTTACTGGAGCAATGTGCGagtttattcttccaatttaatCTTTAATACCTTTACAGGAAACCTtaacatcaatgtacattcaattTATTGTGAAGTGGCtaaggctttaaaaaaaatcattcatacTTAGATAGTACTCTGAGAggaataacctcttcttccacctTGTGCCTATCTTTATGCCTTTTTTTTTACGTTTCCTCTTGCCTTTGGACATGGATTTGTCTTTCTTGTCACCTGAACCATGTTCATCTTCAGTAGAAAGATCTGGATAACCAATTTAAAATACCAATGTTAAGCAAGATTGTACCATGGTCTGGATTACAGAATAGAAGTAAGTATTGGAATAATTTGGGACTTGCCTTTGATGTCTTTTTCACTGTCTGtcttctctttttctctgtcaATTCTTCTAACTTTTACAGAGGACACTGCCTCCAGCTTTTCGGGACTATTTCTTTTGCGTTTCCTCCGACTGGACTCTTCAGGTACTTTTTCCTGTTTACGTGTTTCATTTTTCGTCTTAGCCTTGCAAAGATCTGCCACATCAGACTCCGAACAATCAGATGTAACTCTGCTCTCCTTCACTTTGTCTGAGGAATCACCATGTTCTTTGTGGGACTGGTCGATCATTTCCGTAGTTGATTGATTACAGCTTTCTgtctttctttatttcttatttttcttttcttcctctgcaaaaaaagtgaaatgaagttttaattaatatttgaaatttgaaaaatatCAATGATGCAGAATCACCCAAGATGGTTTACCTGGGGTATTGTCACTGGAATTAAGCCCTGGAACTGGTTTATTCTTTACTGTTTTAGGGAAAAGTCCAGGCTTTCGTGTTGCATCTTCTGGAGGATTATTcaacaacttgaaaataaaaaaataaaaaattttcaaaaaaaaaaccaaaacttgTTTAAGACATGTTTAACAAATCAATCAACATCCTGGAAACCTCCTTTTtgccctcttcatagcttcctcCTTCGACCAACAATGAGgagaccagagctgaacacaatacctcagtgtggtcttaccaaatatttgtagagttgtaacatgtcctctctactcctgaattcaagcGCCCAATTTATGAATCCTAGCATTTAGTCGGCATTTTAACTACCCTAACAACCTGCGGgaagaccttgagggatgtaaggATTTGGGCGTCATATTTCTATTAGTGGGCATCTTCGCCACCGAGATCTAAATTCTGCAATCTCAACCAAAATATGCTACCTCATACGTGTCTGCGAAGGAAAATAGTCTTAAAGGTCGCaataaaatatggaataaatGCTGTTGTTTACAACGAAGGCATGATGCGAAAATGATTTCAAATGGTTCATTCAACGAAATCGTTATACAGGTTTTCCCTGTCTTACGATCCACACGAATTATGTCCACTCGCAaatatgataaaaaaaattaaaactaccGTAGAATTTCATATTTTGTATTCAAATAATTGCATACAGTGGTCCTCGCTGCTGGCGGCAGCTCGAAGTCCCCGATTCACTTTCCCCGCGGCAATCCGACGTCCCCCTTCTCCCACTAATCACCAAACTTGAGTAACAACCGATGCaccggagggggggtgggggggggggtttgaggtCGTAGGCTCTGTACATGACAGAGGGTAAGATGAGTGATTACGTTCTCCATGTTTTAATATTGCATTGTGGATCATGGCCCATGATAAAAGAATCAATTCAAACGATTGAACTTATCAAATTTATTACAGTATTCTAAAGATCACAGCACAGAAGTATGTCGGAGCCTCTTTTACGCAAGATGCAAACGTACATTTTGAATATGATCGTATTACCACAAAGAGTGCAATAGGTTCTAAAAACTGTTTGGAGTTTGCAAAGTGTTGAACTGCCTGTTGAACGGTTAGTATAACGCTATTGCCTGGCttcgaatctggcgctatctCCTCCTCTCTCACTCACGCTCACGCTCGCTCGccgtctgtctctctcccctctctcccctttcctccctctctctaccatctccccgactctttcctcactctctctcctcaccATCTCTCATTGTCTTTCCTCGCTCCCGTACCCTCTGTCATCACTCTCTCCCCCAATCtggttcactctctctctccctcattaaTTTGAGGAAACGTGGGAATCTGTGTGAACTGATTAATGTCGTGATTTGACAACAGTCttcttccttaattttttttttcgttTTCCAACATGCAGCACACGAACATGCCATTCGGCCAATTTAATCTGTTCTAAAATATTATTTCGCATTGTCCCATTAACTTGAGAATACGCCTTTACCGTCACAAACATGCATGAATACAAACTTTTATGCGAATCAAAATCGAGATCGCACCTATCACTTCATGTAGCGGCTCTCAATAAAGAAGTTTGCTCTATGATTATGAATATTTAATTCAGCCACAgagtatggtaacaggctctttcggccaaCAAGCCCGTGCAGCCACCTGCACCCAATTGAGCTAGAACACATGGTACgattttttgaatgatgggaggaagctggagcccgcggcgggaacccatgcagacacggagagaacgtgcaaactcctggcAGTCAGAGCaaaatcgctggcgctgtgacagcgtGCCGTCCCAAAGTTTCTTTcatacacttttactttcacattTAATCCCTATCCTTTCGTTGTTGTCTCTCCTCACATTTCGTGTGAATTTCACGCTTGAATATTTTTCAGTCTGTTCTGCTCATAACGTTGCACACCTCCAGCAAATTTACCTTCACTCTCCAACGCTCCTGTGGATAAAGTAGTAAACTGATAAACATTGCCCTGTAACTCAATTTCTCGAATCTCGCGAACAACTTTGTGCAGCTCTGATCCCTTTGaaactttttgatatctttcctggagtGGGTGACTAGTAGAGCGCACACGACTCCGAATTTTGCCTCTCTAAATcagcttcaccataacatccccacTCCTGTACAAAACTCTTTTGTTTATGGGAGGTAAAGTTACCACACACTCTCTTTCCAACTTTATCTATCAGTGATGATAGTTTCAGGAAGTTATATAGTTTTTATTCCCAGATCcatatgttccacttcagttctcAGTGATCCACTGTTTACAATGTAGATTCTACCTTGGCTCGTCCTCCCGAAGCGAAACAACTCACATTTGTCTGCTGCAGATTCCATCTGATATTTTTCGGCCAATTTTCTCAGTTGCTCTTGATCCCGCTGTAAACTTTAAAACCCTTCGTTGCTGTACATACAGCAATATTTTTCTCATTTTCaaatttgctaatccaatttactacgcTGTCATCGGATTTTGCTCCCGTCCTGAGGCACATAATTAGGCAAAAGCCTACAGTTATAAAGGCAATCATGAACAACTGATCTGTGGGGAAATCAAGTTCGAACGGATAAAACcagtaacaatcatgaagaagtGTTCACACTAAACGAAGAACGTTATTCATGTGCAATACGAatgcacaacacacacacaatcacacacacacacgtgcgcatGGAAAGCAGTAATGTTCTGACACGAATTAGCTGAACCATACGCGTGTTATTTCGAGTTTTCAAACGAATATTGCCTTCCATTtcacccatctcttccccgtcATTTAATAGTCAAACTATTTGGAGAGCGCTAAACGGGAAAAGGAGAGCCTTAGAACAGCAGAAAAGGAGCGAGGGAGGACATCTGCTTGTCCTTCGCAGCTCGTGAGTTCGTGCACCAGGCAGCAGTTTCCTCGATGACCGGGGTCCGCTAGCGGTGCGAGTCTGGGAACGACAGGCTCCAGTGGAGGCAGCATGAGCTCGGGGCAAATAAGCTCCGATGAGGATGCGGAGGAGGTCAACCGGGACACCGATCGCAGTAATCGCAAGGGCCGTCGAGTTCCAGACAAGGTTCGGCGGGGCGACAGCGATGGCTGTAATGGCGGAGGTCTGGTGTACAAGGGACCCAGCCACGAGGCAAGGAGAAGTTGGAAGGTTGTGCTGCTACAGGAAAGGGAGGATGAGGGCCCATAGCACCCCTTAAGAGACATTTTACAGACTCTAACCAAAATGGAAAATAAGTTGGAGAAGGTAGTGGATAAAAGGGCCAGCGTAATATCAGAAACAATTAGGATGGAAGGGGCCCTTGTGAATATTATAGGCAGGGTGACAGAGTTAGAGGAGAGATTGTGGGCAGGGGAGGATAGAATTGCTACAATGCAGCAAGGAATTAAAGTCTCCTCAAATAAAGAGATGAGGTATGGGGGAAGTTGGACTTCCTGGAGAACTTCACAAAACACTGAAACATTAAATTAGTAGAATTGAAAGAAAATACAGAGGGGGGAGGGAATCTTGCAGAGTTCTTAACTAAATGGATCCTCGAAGTACTAGAAAAGGAGGCGCATGGAAAGTGCTGATGGGGAAACGGAAAAGAAAGatgaacaaagtatgaaatggccatgttcaactatatgactttaaatattaacggatacataaccaaatcaaaaggaagaagctgttaaatttcctgaagaaagaaaaaaattgatatagcgttcgtgcaagaaacacatttaactgaagtggaacataagaaattaaagagagattggataggaaatgtaacagcagcatcatataattcaaaagccagaggaatagctatattaatcaataaaaatgtaccaatcaaaatagaagaggaaataacagatccagcagggaggtatgtaatgataaaatgtcagatatattcagaattttggaatttactcaatgtatatgcacctaatgaagaagatcaaaaatttatacaagatatattttgaagatcacagatacgcaagggaatatagtaataggaggggattttaaccttaatttggactcaagtatggataaaattggaaaaaaggactaacagaaagaacaaagtaatcaaatttataattaaatcgatgcaggaaatgcaacttttggatatatggaggaaacaacacccaaaggaaaaggaatattcatattattcgagtagacataaaacatattcaaggatagacctattcctgttatcagcccacattcaaggaagagttaagaaaacggaatataaagctagattgttatcagatcactcacccctgttattggtaaTAGAGGACATcacaccaagaatgtatagatggagattaaactccatgctacttaaaagacaggatttcagagaattcattgagcgacaaattaaaatgtactttgaaatgaatacggaatcagtgaaaaataaatttataccatgggacacaatgaaagcattcatcagaggacagataataagttatgtaactaagatgaagaaggactacaatcgagaaatagaacagttggaaagggaaataacaaatacagaaaaagaattcttctttggcttggcttcgtggacgaagatttatggagggggtaaaaagtccacgtcagctgcaggctcgtttgtggctgacaagtccgatgcgggacaggcagacacgattgcagcggttgcaagggaaaatttgttggttgggattgggtttttcctcctttgccttttgtcagtgaggtgggctctgcggtcttcttcaaaggaggttgctgcccgccaaactgtgaggcgccaagatgcacggtttgaggcgttatcagcccactggcggtggtcaatgtggcaggcaccaagagatttctttaggcagtccttgtaccttttctttggtgcacctctgtcacggtggccagtggagagctcgccatataacacgatcttgggatcaattagcaataaaggaaaatacaactaaaagaaataattgacagacaagaaaataaaacatgaaacactgcaaacatacaaggtgagaagaacataatgaagaaaaaacagaaatattatgagctaggagaaagaaatgaacaaaatactagcgtggcagcttaagacagaacaaactaaaagaacggtatttgcatcaaggaaaaaggacaaacaaattaaatataacccaatggagatcaatgaaaactcctggaagtaatgaaccagattgaaaaaaaacacaaaacataccagattcaagcaaaacagcaataattacagtaataccaaagacggggaaagatccactaacaccagcattgtatagaccaatatctctatttaacacagattataagataataggtaaactattagcaaacagattggccgactgtgtaccaaaaatagtaaaactagaccaaactggatttattaaaaaaatacgaacaatggacaatatctataaattcattaacttaatccatgcagtacaaggaaacaaaaccccaacagtagtggttgctttagacgcagagatagcctttgacagagtagaatggaattattcattcaaaatactacaaaaattcaacctaccagagaaatatattaattggattaaagcattatataagggatcattggcgaaagtgacagtaaatggatatatatcaaaccaatttaaattaagcagatcaacaaggtagggatgtccactatctccctcactgttcgtgttaactatagaaccactagcagaactgataagaacagaaaacaaaatacgagggataaaaataaaagagaaggaatataaaatcagtctatttggtgatgacgttataatatacttaacagaaccagaaatatcaataaaagaattacataagaaattgaaggaatctggagaagtattggggtacaagatcaacacaaataaaagtgaggcaatgccaatgaataatgtggatttcacaaagtttaaggaagaattatcatttagatggcaaatacaagcaattcgatacctagatatacaactaaataataatttcggccatctatataaagtaaattatcagccattaatgaaaaaaattacaagacgacttagagcactggaaagacttaccactaacactgataggaaggataaactgtattaaaatgaacatcttcccaaggatacaatacatatttcaatcattaccaattcacctaacagagaaattcttcaaggagctaaagaaaataataaggaaattcttatggaaaggggggaaactgaagatagcactagataaattaacagaatggtacaaaaaaGGAGGCTTACaaataccaaactttaagaattactatagagcagcacaattaagatacctatcagatttttatcaaacaagggaaaaaccagattggaccagattagagctagataaaataggagagaagatatctgagcatatactctataagtgggatgaaaaattggtgcaacgtaggaattcaccagtattacacaatctgctcaacatttggaagaagattctcgtagaaaggaataaaataaattatcaactgccaaaattaatattgatacaaaatcaactaatccctttcacaatagataacctttccttcagagaatgggagagaaaagggatcaaaagaatataaaattgttttttgggaaataaattattatcttttgaacaaatgaaggataaatataatataactcacaatacgaggtctgcataccaccaactgaaaacctacttgaaggacaaattgggaaacagtctgagattaccagaaggaagcaattttgaatatgtgattacagacacaatgataatttaaaaatttataacaaacatgtacatcaaactgcaagaaaaggagaatgagcaaacaaactgtaaacctaaacaaaaatgggaacaagatctaaacataaagttaaagaatgaaacatgggaaaaggtatgctccggaaccatgagaaatacaagaaacacgaggttacgcatgatacaatataattggttacacaggctatacatcacaccccaaaagttaaataaatgggaaccaacagtatcagacatatGTTTTCACTATAAAAAGGAAACgagaacaacaatacatgcaatttggacatgtgagaaagtgaaaaacatttgggaagatctaagccagatattaaataaaatcacaaaaaagcaatataccaagaaacccagagatcttccttctaagtaatataagaaataaagaatttggactcgatttggatggagcacagaaaagatttattatgatagtcctagctgtagcaaaaaaatgtattatgtcaacgtgtaaattagaagacaacttgaaaatacaacaatggtacatagaaataaataaatgtattccattataaaaaataacatataatttaaggaataacatcacaatattcgaacaaatatgggaaccatacatgaaatacaatagagaaatcctaccatgaacctccaccacctaaaatgacagaaagagaagacaacaaaatgaactgactcagtatataaaagtaatatataaaaatttcttttttattttattaagtgacaacattgtttaacggatttaatgtatcttatagattgaactttgaataaatgtgaagggggagagggagggagggaagggagggggaataggggagaaaatgacactatatatattcaagagaaaaatgtctgtatgtattttgatcaatatggtttattgtgtaaaaaataaaaaaattaaaaaaaagaaaaggaggtGCTGGGAACCTCATTAAAATAGAAAGACCATTTAGAGCCCCAATCCCTAAGCAAGGACAAGGACCTGGTCTATACTTAAGTTTATATTTTCAAGATCGTGAAAAAATATTAGGGACAGCAGCAAAAGGAGCAATTCAGAGGAGAGCCGCTTTTGTGTCAAGGGGGGTAGAAAgttttcatttatccagatattaaTGCAGCTCTGCTCAAGAAGCAAAAAGACTTTGGAACGGTTAAGTGATCAGCAAAGCAAAAGGGCTATGATTGtgtttagtggggggggggggggggtggggtgggggtaggggaatGTATTTTCTTTacagaaaaaagagaaagaacatCAATTTATACATATCCTGCCGGCACTAAATGGTGGACCAAATGGAAATCAGTAAAAAGAGCAATAAgacttaaaaattattaaaactaaTAGACTAGGAGGACGTGGATATCTGTGATAGATAAAGAATGGGATTTTGGCTGTTTTctgatttaaaacaaaatcataaaatatGTAATATTTACAGGTCTGGCGGGTACTGGGACTGGACGGGTGCAGGCTGCTGAGCATGAGAAGGGGAGTTATGGTGACCATATGGTAAGGGGTAACGGCAGCAAGAGGAGGAGAGTGACAATCAGAGGCTTGCGTGGAGGGTGGCTGAGACATGTGTATGAAGTGTGTGGGGTATGTGCTCCCTTTTATTATTTAGAGGTGTAtgtttgtgagtgtgtttgtatgtatgtgatgGTGTTGTAGGAGAATTGATTTATGATGtcttttttccccagggcctgacatggCTTGGATGGTTGTGGAGCAACAGGCAGCTAGTAAGAAATTAGGTCTGTGGGGTTGGGGGAGTGTGGCGGTGGTGATAGAGGGAAAACATTTAGGGAGGGAG of the Narcine bancroftii isolate sNarBan1 chromosome 4, sNarBan1.hap1, whole genome shotgun sequence genome contains:
- the LOC138761442 gene encoding la-related protein 7-like isoform X3, which produces MIDQSHKEHGDSSDKVKESRVTSDCSESDVADLCKAKTKNETRKQEKVPEESSRRKRKRNSPEKLEAVSSVKVRRIDREKEKTDSEKDIKDLSTEDEHGSGDKKDKSMSKGKRKRKKKGIKIGTRWKKRLFLSEYYLRSLPVIVS